The uncultured Cohaesibacter sp. genomic sequence GGGCGAAAAATTTACGCGCGCTCGAAGAAGTGAACTAAAGCGCTCGTTTCTGCCTATGCACAGGCAAATGGGTCGCTGTTAAAAAAATGCAAGAAAAGCATCAAATGCCCTTGCCATAAGGCAAAAGAAGCATTAGACAACAGCCTCACTTGCCGAGCACAAACCGCCGGCATTTGGCACGCGCCCGTAGCTCAGCTGGATAGAGCACCAGACTACGAATCTGGGGGTCAGAGGTTCGAATCCTTTCGGGCGCGCCATTTCTCTTTGACAATCCAAAAATTGACCGAAGACCTACTAGGGTAAGCTAAAACTTGCCGTTCTAAGTGTCTCGTAATCGGCGCATCTCGGTTGGCATCAAGCCAGCATGCTTTTTTCCAGCTATAATGGGTTGCGTCCGAGATCCCAGCCTCCCGGCAGATCTCTGCAACCGGAACGCTTTCCTCTCCACGCTTTGCGATGTAGGCCTTTTGCGAGTCTGAAAACTGCGATGTTTTCGATTTCTGCTTCTTTCAGGCCAGGAAATTCATCGTAGATAACTCCAACTCACATCGAGGACTGTTTCGGGGGAGCACAACAGCGCGATAGCCCTGATCTCCCATGCTATTCCGAAATTTCCGCTGGGCTGGAATAAGTTGCTCCAGGTTTGGCCTTCTTGTGGGCGCAATCTGATGCAAGCCTCGCGCACCTGCTGAGGAAGAGTTTTATACAGTGCTGGACGAATTGGTCGCAGCAGATTAGGTTGGGCTCAACAAATGCGGGCAATCCCGGAGCTCACCGGAGCCGGATCTCGACGGAGCAACAAAGGTGTTTTCGACACCGCCCGATATTTGGTAGTTCACAGGTTGATTTCAAACCACACGCGTATCTCGAAGTCTTTGTCTAATGAAAACTCTTATTCTTATGCGGTCGGCACCGACGCTTGACCATTCATTTTCAAATGTCCGTCGCGATGATGTGGTGTTCTGTCCATCCTATTATGGCGACCGAGATCAGATAGCGGACAAGAGCGGCCCCTATTTCCATCACTATCTGGGAGGGAAGTGGACCGGGATCTTCGATTTCTTCCGCTGCTATCCCAATGCCCTTGATGAATTCGACTATTTCTGGTTCGTGGATGATGACATTCTGGCGGAAGACAGGACGATGCTCGATTTCATCGATTGTGTTGTCTCAAACCGCTTTCAGCTTGCCCAGCCGGCCCTGACTGCCAACAGCTACTGGGCGCACCGCATCACATTGGTCAATAACAGCTTCACCTTCCGCAACACGAATTTCGTCGAGCTGATGATGCCGATGATGTCGCGCGATTTCCTGCGCAAGGTGCTGCCCCTGTTTGAAGGCCGGGAGGCTGCTCTTGGCATTGATCTGTTCTGGCACCAGTTGGCCGATCATCCCAGAACGGATGTCGCCATCATTGATGCCGCGCCGATGTTCCATTCGCGTCCACGTCGTGAATTCCTCAAATCGGAAATGCTCAAGCGCAACAATGACATCAATCAGGAGAAGACGCGCACGATCGAGGAATTTTCCGTTAGGGATCATGAGCCGGTGGTATTTTCCGGGCAATTGGTCAACGGCAATCGGCTCGAAAGAGGGGCGAAGTTGATGGCCCGCCTGTCGCTGGACCTGTTGAAGATCAGCCGACACACGATCAACCGTACCGTGGAACTGAAGGACTTCAGGAAATTTCTGGTGCATCAGGTCTTCGGGCGCGCCTCGGGCAAAGCATTTGACAAAGAGGCTCTGGACGCTCTGATGATGGTTCCAGTGAAATCGCCCTCGGAGTAGGTCACTACGGTCTGGCGGCTGCGGCGAATGCCATCGCCGCATTTAGAGAAGGCAAGGCTCGAAGCGCTCGATCCCCTCGGCCCAGGACCATATTTCCGGATCGCGGCAGGGTCACGGCCCCGCCGCCTCAGACCCACCTATCGGTTTTTCGTCAGGAACTCGGCAGCAACGTCCAGCGCCGCCGCAATGGTCACATCCATATCCATATATTGGTAGGTGCCCAAACGCCCGACGAAAGTCACGTCGCTAATGGTCCGTGCGCGCTCCTCGTAATTCTCGAGCAGCTTTTTGTCGTCAAGCCGTCTGACCGGATAATAGGGAGTGTCTCCGGCTTCACATTCACGGCTGAATTCTTTGAAGGCGATGGTCTTGCTGAAACTATCGAGTTCCCACGGCGCAAAATACTTGTGCTCGGAAATACGCGTGAAGGGAACATCCCGGTCCGGATAGTTCATCACCGCAACACCCTGAAAATCACCGTCTGCGCGGATCTCTTCAAAATCCAGTGTCCTGTAGGTCAGTCGCCCGATATCATTCTTGAAATAGCGATCCAGCGGGCCGGTGTAGAAGACATGCTGGAAGCCTTCCTCAAGCTCCTCAAAGGGGCAACCCAGCCGAACCTCGATCTTATCATGCTTGAGAATATTCTCGACGAGACTGGAATAACCGTCCTTGGGCATGCCCTGAAAAGGATGGTTGAAGTAATTGTCGTCGTAATTGAAGCGGAGCGGCAGGCGCTTCAGGATCGATGCGGGCAGCAGGCTTGGGTCAATCCCCCACTGCTTGCGCGTATAACCATCAAAAAAGGCGCGATACAGCTCTTCTCCGACAAATTTCATGCCCTGTTCTTCAAACGAGCGGGGCTCCTCGATATCCGACTTTGCGATCTGGGTGATAAAGTCCTTGGCTTCGCCCGGGCTCATCGTCTTGCCGAAGAACTGATTGATCGTGTGCAGATTGATCGGTAGCGAGTAGACCTGACCGTTGACAGTTGCCTTGACGCGGTTGATGAAGGGCATCATGTCCGCGAAACGGTTGACATAGTCCCAGACGATCTCGTTCGCAGTATGAAAGATGTGAGGGCCATATTTGTGGACCATCACACCCGTTTCTGCGTCCCGCTTCGTATGACAGTTGCCGGCAATGTGAGAGCGTTCGTCGATGACGAGTGAAGCGACCCCCTGTTCGGCCAGCTCTCGAGCGATGACCGCCCCGGAAAAACCCGCTCCGACAATACAAACTCTTTCTATCGTCATACCTACCTCAAGATTGTTTGGATCAACAGCGGATCCGATATTCGACATGCTCCGCGCCCCCATGCGTGCGATACGCCTTGATGGTGAATCGCGAGGAGCTACATCCAATGGATTCAGTTCAAAGTGACGAGCCGGTTTGGAAGGGTACGATCAAAGTGCCGCTTCCCGACCGTAATTGTTGGGCGAAGTCTCCAACTTTTTGGACACATCTGCAAGGTTATCGGCTCTTTGATGTGTGGACACTCCGGCTGCAAATCTCATTCTCGCGCACTGTGTGCCATCAAGGGCATTCGGTGAGCCTGTTTCTATCCAGCATTGCAACGGCTGAGTTTTGGTCTGGCTTGTCAGAAGACGCGGCCTGTTCGATCGTGGGGGGATATGTGGTCGGATTTTAGGCAACTCTGTGCTATAAAAATCGGATTGGCTGTGCTATGCAACCTCGGCGTCCGAAGTTTGCTGATGTCGCCTAAACTGATAGGTTTTCTTTCATTTTAGAACGATGCAGATGCATCAAGCTTGCTGATTCTTACCTAACCCGGATCACATGATAATTCGATGAATTGGAATGCCGGGAAAACCCGAAGTTCAGATATGAAACTGTCAATAATCGTGCCGGTCTACAATGCTTCGAATTGCATCGAAGCGTTGTACTCAAGCCTTTCTCAAATCAAGATTGACGAGAAAGAACTTATATTTGTCGATGACTGTTCTCAAGACAACTCAAGGGCCCTGATTGAAGCACTAGCGGAACGTGATCCATCTGTTCATCTTCATGTGCACGAAAACAACTGTGGAGCGGGCATTGCCAGAAATACGGGCTTTGCGACGGCATCCGGAGACTATTGCCTGTTCTTTGATGCGGATGATCTCATCAACACACAAGCGGTCAAGGAAATCGTCGACCTGCTTGATACCACGAGCGCCGATCTTGCTATTGCCACTTATGAACTGACGAAAGAGGCGGATGGATCAAATGGCCGCATCGGCAAGCGTGACAGAGGAATCTTTGACAGAATTCTGCAGGGCGAAGACCACAAGCTGACGAAGCTGGCCGCCTGCGCGGATCTCCTGACCTTCACCAACTATCCTTGGAACAAGATCATCCGGACGTCCTACGCCAGGAAGATCAATCTGTGGTACAGCGCAACCAAGGTGCAGAACGATGTCCATGCTCACTGGCAGAGCCTTCTCTTCTCGAGCAGTCTCCTAGTTTGTGACAAGGTGCTCGCCAAACATATCGTTCCGGCAAATGGCAGCAACATCACCAACATTTCCTGCGAGAAACGGCTGGAGTCCTTCAAGGCGCTTCAGGACGTGGAAGACCTGTTCTCACGTGAGCCCGACCTCAGGGCAAGATATTACCGTGATTTTGTCTGCTTCAAGATCATGCTGTTCAATTTCATCAACACCAAGCTGAACAGAAACTACTTCCAGCAGTTCATTGAAAAAGTGAATGAGTCGATCTATCTGAGCAATTTTCAGGAGTTCGTCGCTCTGCGAGAGAAATACCCCGAGATAGCAAATGATATCTATTCAATACTCGCCAACCCTTATGGTTTTTACAAGGTTTGAATGATGAATAACAAGCTTATCTCGATCATTGTGACGAGCTACAACGTCGAAAAATACATCGAGCAATCACTGGGAAGCATCATTTCACAGACCTTGAAGCCGGAAGACGTGGAAATCATCGTCGTCGATGACGGCTCGACCGATAGCTCGCCAGATCTCATCGCCAAGCTTGCTGAAAAGCACTCCAACGTCATTCCGGTGCTGCTCAAGGAGAACAGCGTCGGCGGTGTGGCGACGGCCGCGAATGCGGGGCTCGAAAAGGCGACAGGCAAATATATCGGCTTCGCGGATGGCGACGATGTCTACAAACCAACGATGTTTGAAAAATTGGTCAATGCCGCAGAGAGCCACGACAGCGATCTCGCCTTTTGCAACTACCTGCTGCTCGATGATTCCACGGGTGGCACGTCAACACCTGCCGATGACAGAAGATGGGCGGACCTGCAGGGTCTCTCCATGATAGAACTTGATGAGGTGCGGACGAAGCAGATCCTGCGCTTTGTTGCCGTTCCCTGGCGCAAGATCTATCGCCGGGATTTGCTCGTCAAGAACAATATCCGCTTTCCGGTCGGGGACTATTTCTTCGAGGACAATCCCTTCCACTGGTTCAGTGTGCTCAAGGCCCGCAACATCGCAATCGTGCCCGAGAAGCTCTGCTATCATCGCATCGACCGGGCTGGCCAGACGATGCAATCGGCCGACGCCCGTCTGTTCAAGATGTTCGAGCATCACCTGACCATCCATCAATGGCTCGAAAAAGAACAGCTTCTCGATACCTACAGCGGCTCTCTGCTGCTCTGGCTGAACAGCCAGCTGAGCTGGATCGAGGAAAGATGCCCCGATGAGCTGTATGGCGAGCTGTTTGATGCCGTCTCGCCTCATTTCCGGATGTATAGCCAGGCCCAGATCAGAGAGAGCATCAACTACAACCGGTCCAACTACCGCAAGTCCATGCTGGCGATTCTCCTGCGTGACAACAACAAGGAGCGCTTCGTCTCCGTTGCAACGGGCAACGCCAAGTTCAATGTCTTCTACATGCTCTACTATCGGGTGCGCAGACGCGGTGTCCTGAGGATCTTGAAGGATTTGCTCCTCTTCATCGAGCGCTCTGTCAAGGGCGCTGCAAACTATGTCTATAAGCACTATCTTTCGCGCCTCAAATGGAAGGGCTCGAGCGCACAGAACGAGCTTTTGCTGAACAAGATAAACGACTTGTCCGTCGGGATCTCGATGCTTGAAAGGCGGTTGAACGACCTTTCGCAAAGCCAGAAAGATGCCCTTGAGGAAGCCTACACTCGACCAAGAGACCTGTTCGCATTCAATACGGACGTCCGTTTGCTGTTGATGGAAGGCAAGGTCGAGCAGGCCAGAAAACTCATCGACCGAACGATCGTTGAGTTTGGTGTTTCCGATAGCAACTACAGAATCAAGTTCGCTCGCAACGTGCTGGTTCTGGTATTCATGCATCTGGAACGTGATATCAAGGCGCTGACGGGCAAAGAAGGCGTTGATATCGTCAAACTCAAGCCACTGGTGATTCCGAGGGATCTGGAGAAAGTCTACGAATTCGAGGATCTGGCTGACGGAAAATATATTGAGCAGTATCGTGACAACGCGACGCGTAATCCGGATGATTTCAAATACTTCCCGAATGTTGTCCCCATGCGCGAACAGTTGTTGCTGTCTGGTCTCTTCCGTCAACACGGGGAGATTTACTTTGATCGGTTGATTGCGCTCTCCGATGTGCGCTTTTCGTGTGCCTCAATGGAGGCAGCAACCTTTGTCGCCACCAGAGGCGACGACAATGTCTATATACCCGACAGCTCCGGGCGAATTGCAAAATGCAGCTCCGTCAATGCTGTCGTATCAGACTGTGATGTGCTGGACGAGGGCTATATTCTGCCGTTCCCGCACAGCGGGAACAACTTCTATCACAGTTTCTATGAAATGGGCTACGGATTGCGTCACCTCGAGAAGTTTGACAAGAGCATGCGCATCTATCATGGCATGGACAAGTTCGGGGTTATTCCATTCTTCAGCAAGCTGTTCGACATCGATATCGACCGGTTTGTTGATGTCAGCAAGACGCCCGTTCGGCTGAAGCTTGGCTACGCTCCCGCAACAGCTCCCTTCTACTATTCTGCTCATGCCTTCGATTTCTTCCGCTCCAATTATGCCGAGAGGATGGACACGAACGCCAGTACGCCGGAAAAATTCTACATCTCTCGGAAGAATTCCGAGCGGGCTCTCATCGACGAGAGCTATA encodes the following:
- a CDS encoding glycosyltransferase yields the protein MNNKLISIIVTSYNVEKYIEQSLGSIISQTLKPEDVEIIVVDDGSTDSSPDLIAKLAEKHSNVIPVLLKENSVGGVATAANAGLEKATGKYIGFADGDDVYKPTMFEKLVNAAESHDSDLAFCNYLLLDDSTGGTSTPADDRRWADLQGLSMIELDEVRTKQILRFVAVPWRKIYRRDLLVKNNIRFPVGDYFFEDNPFHWFSVLKARNIAIVPEKLCYHRIDRAGQTMQSADARLFKMFEHHLTIHQWLEKEQLLDTYSGSLLLWLNSQLSWIEERCPDELYGELFDAVSPHFRMYSQAQIRESINYNRSNYRKSMLAILLRDNNKERFVSVATGNAKFNVFYMLYYRVRRRGVLRILKDLLLFIERSVKGAANYVYKHYLSRLKWKGSSAQNELLLNKINDLSVGISMLERRLNDLSQSQKDALEEAYTRPRDLFAFNTDVRLLLMEGKVEQARKLIDRTIVEFGVSDSNYRIKFARNVLVLVFMHLERDIKALTGKEGVDIVKLKPLVIPRDLEKVYEFEDLADGKYIEQYRDNATRNPDDFKYFPNVVPMREQLLLSGLFRQHGEIYFDRLIALSDVRFSCASMEAATFVATRGDDNVYIPDSSGRIAKCSSVNAVVSDCDVLDEGYILPFPHSGNNFYHSFYEMGYGLRHLEKFDKSMRIYHGMDKFGVIPFFSKLFDIDIDRFVDVSKTPVRLKLGYAPATAPFYYSAHAFDFFRSNYAERMDTNASTPEKFYISRKNSERALIDESYIEDKLAELGFSIVYAEEISVDRQAELFFNAKTIVSPHGAGWTNMLFCEADTKFVEIFEEDMLSPDFCLRSKFITRDYTAVVQKRTDRVEDTVDNILRALEN
- the glf gene encoding UDP-galactopyranose mutase — its product is MTIERVCIVGAGFSGAVIARELAEQGVASLVIDERSHIAGNCHTKRDAETGVMVHKYGPHIFHTANEIVWDYVNRFADMMPFINRVKATVNGQVYSLPINLHTINQFFGKTMSPGEAKDFITQIAKSDIEEPRSFEEQGMKFVGEELYRAFFDGYTRKQWGIDPSLLPASILKRLPLRFNYDDNYFNHPFQGMPKDGYSSLVENILKHDKIEVRLGCPFEELEEGFQHVFYTGPLDRYFKNDIGRLTYRTLDFEEIRADGDFQGVAVMNYPDRDVPFTRISEHKYFAPWELDSFSKTIAFKEFSRECEAGDTPYYPVRRLDDKKLLENYEERARTISDVTFVGRLGTYQYMDMDVTIAAALDVAAEFLTKNR
- a CDS encoding glycosyltransferase family 2 protein — encoded protein: MKLSIIVPVYNASNCIEALYSSLSQIKIDEKELIFVDDCSQDNSRALIEALAERDPSVHLHVHENNCGAGIARNTGFATASGDYCLFFDADDLINTQAVKEIVDLLDTTSADLAIATYELTKEADGSNGRIGKRDRGIFDRILQGEDHKLTKLAACADLLTFTNYPWNKIIRTSYARKINLWYSATKVQNDVHAHWQSLLFSSSLLVCDKVLAKHIVPANGSNITNISCEKRLESFKALQDVEDLFSREPDLRARYYRDFVCFKIMLFNFINTKLNRNYFQQFIEKVNESIYLSNFQEFVALREKYPEIANDIYSILANPYGFYKV